In a single window of the Bacteroidales bacterium genome:
- a CDS encoding AraC family transcriptional regulator, with protein MHQYKSAYNYLSKYHTITDSLFTLEKNKQINEIKTKYETEKKIKEQNINPKERYNIKDKYTDSQLDKKHKKDLIEDIVLLMEEEKFFLNSQFTITDFAKELKTNRYYISQIINDHFNTKFNNFVNEYRVKEARKLLISDEYKNFSIEGIASTVGFHSKATFNTAFKKFTGVTPSFFQKNSKNLA; from the coding sequence ATGCATCAATATAAATCGGCATATAATTATTTAAGTAAATATCACACAATAACAGATTCTTTGTTTACACTTGAAAAAAATAAACAGATTAATGAAATAAAAACCAAATATGAAACAGAAAAAAAGATAAAAGAACAAAATATAAACCCTAAAGAAAGATATAACATCAAGGATAAATATACTGATTCTCAATTAGATAAAAAACACAAAAAGGACCTGATTGAGGACATAGTACTTTTAATGGAAGAAGAGAAATTTTTTCTGAATTCACAATTTACAATAACTGATTTTGCAAAAGAATTAAAAACCAACAGATACTATATTTCTCAAATTATTAATGACCACTTTAATACAAAATTTAATAATTTTGTAAATGAATACAGAGTAAAAGAAGCAAGAAAATTATTGATAAGTGATGAATATAAAAATTTCTCAATTGAAGGAATAGCCTCAACAGTCGGATTTCATTCCAAAGCAACTTTTAATACCGCATTTAAAAAATTTACCGGAGTTACTCCTTCTTTTTTTCAAAAAAACAGTAAAAATTTAGCGTAG
- the meaB gene encoding methylmalonyl Co-A mutase-associated GTPase MeaB — protein MKGVEQVNQLDENAVSKFKGAKKKDIPADQFLKEILSGNITYLGRAITLIESSKNEHRIKAQEIINKCMPHSGNSVRIGFTGVPGVGKSTFIEALGMNLINKGKKVAVLAIDPSSERSGGSILGDKTRMEQLSASKNAFIRPSPSAGSLGGVARKTAETIILCEAAGFNTIFVETVGVGQSEIAVHSMVDFFLLLMLAGAGDELQGIKRGIMEMADAIVINKAESDNISKANRAKAEYQNALHLFPPAESGWIPKVLTASALTGVGIEDVWNIITDYIEYTQGCNFFTKKRNEQSKFRMYEMINEEIKNRFYDNKDTKLNLKELEKKLLKGEISPYFAANMLLK, from the coding sequence TGCTGTATCGAAGTTTAAAGGTGCCAAAAAAAAGGATATTCCGGCAGATCAATTTTTAAAAGAAATTTTGTCCGGTAATATTACTTATTTAGGCAGAGCAATTACATTAATTGAAAGTTCTAAAAATGAACACAGAATAAAAGCACAAGAGATTATTAATAAATGTATGCCCCACAGCGGGAATTCCGTCAGAATCGGATTTACGGGAGTTCCCGGTGTCGGGAAAAGTACTTTTATCGAGGCATTGGGAATGAACTTGATAAACAAGGGGAAAAAAGTTGCCGTTCTTGCAATTGATCCGTCGAGCGAACGATCAGGCGGAAGCATTCTCGGAGATAAAACTCGTATGGAACAATTAAGTGCAAGCAAAAATGCTTTTATAAGACCATCTCCTTCTGCCGGTTCATTGGGCGGTGTTGCACGTAAAACGGCTGAAACAATTATTCTTTGTGAGGCTGCCGGATTCAATACAATTTTTGTTGAAACAGTAGGAGTAGGCCAATCTGAAATTGCTGTTCATTCTATGGTAGATTTCTTTTTGTTACTGATGCTTGCCGGAGCAGGAGATGAATTGCAAGGAATAAAACGCGGCATTATGGAGATGGCTGATGCAATTGTTATTAATAAGGCAGAAAGTGATAATATTTCCAAAGCTAACAGAGCAAAAGCAGAATATCAAAATGCTTTGCATTTATTCCCGCCTGCTGAATCAGGATGGATTCCGAAAGTATTGACAGCTTCAGCTCTCACCGGTGTCGGAATTGAAGATGTTTGGAATATAATAACTGATTATATTGAATATACACAAGGTTGCAATTTCTTTACAAAAAAAAGAAACGAACAATCAAAGTTCAGAATGTATGAAATGATTAATGAGGAAATAAAAAACAGATTTTATGATAATAAAGATACAAAACTGAACTTGAAAGAACTTGAAAAAAAACTTCTTAAGGGTGAAATAAGTCCTTATTTTGCTGCCAATATGTTACTGAAATAA
- a CDS encoding M23 family metallopeptidase, translated as MKRKRIRKLFFAFVVISILGLLIPQNIIIPVEKATQNDWHPETFWYYPWGKSVTHKGVDIFAREGTNVLSSTNGIVLYTGEVGRGGNVILVLGPKWRLHYYAHIKEIKIRSFRYAERGSIIATVGTSGNAVGKSPHLHYSIVTLIPYPWRIDGDRQGWKKMFYLNPLDYF; from the coding sequence ATGAAAAGAAAAAGAATTCGAAAATTGTTTTTTGCTTTTGTTGTAATATCCATATTGGGTCTGCTGATACCTCAAAATATTATTATTCCTGTAGAAAAAGCTACGCAAAATGATTGGCATCCCGAGACATTTTGGTATTACCCATGGGGTAAATCGGTAACACATAAAGGTGTGGATATATTTGCAAGAGAAGGGACTAATGTTTTATCTTCAACAAACGGAATTGTACTTTATACTGGAGAAGTCGGCAGAGGCGGAAATGTAATTTTGGTATTAGGACCAAAATGGCGTTTGCATTATTATGCTCATATCAAAGAAATAAAAATAAGGAGTTTCAGGTATGCTGAAAGAGGCAGTATAATTGCAACTGTTGGAACTTCCGGAAATGCTGTCGGGAAATCTCCGCATTTGCATTATTCAATTGTTACATTAATACCTTATCCGTGGAGAATTGACGGTGACAGGCAAGGGTGGAAAAAGATGTTTTATTTGAATCCGCTTGATTATTTCTAA
- a CDS encoding T9SS type A sorting domain-containing protein, whose amino-acid sequence MRNFLLSGVFILSVFISNAQIINVNPDKNGEPWIVGGLRVPSQEEINKIPVLTFPEEYNTKDLPSSLDNSTTQYFRPIFSQTHGSCAQASGTAYLFTYEINRIRETSANISSNQFPSHYTYNFLNGGSGANGSWMQDGWEIIKASGCPTVATYGGLTNSESDKYWMSGYDDYISGTDNRVSEIFSINVGTPEGLETLKYWMYDHLDGADIGSIVNFAAGISNDNYQTSGDKIISWGNPINHAMTFVGWDDNIEYDYSNDGNITNDVDINSDGVVDMKDWERGALIMVNSWGTSWMGDGKAYVMYKLLAESVENGGIHANKVYGINVKETQTPQLLLKVKAEHNSRNKIKVSAGISEDITDTSPEYVLNFPMFNKQGGDYDMRGTSSLPIEFTTDITPLLNHITSGENAVFFLQVTEDDPYSSGTGMIYDFSIVDNEGNEYICSSHNVSIVNNDLTQLSVIAQIEFEAPEITTQSIPEAAVSEYFSFQLEAEGGSEPYNWNVIISYNEETINESYPSISSNQLTPNDNDDGYVVQSIDFDFPFYGELYNEFTVSTDGSLLFEEGFEYLRTEEAIMGTKIIGVFASDLMIFPEDNDGLFYEGDENSATFRWKTSLYGDQSADIDAAVTLFPNGDMKFYYGDNITEGLSWASGISNGSGSYKIADISGSYSPSNSQHKFSSGAYPFGMEITSSGLFEGIAPDETSSWDIEFIVTDNNNISKTKTLTFYTILGSVNEHELENIRLFPNPFSESVLISYFIENESYVNLSIYDIAGRHIQTLINENQTAGDYQTAWSPNVPHGLYVYRIETDGFTQTGKLIFQ is encoded by the coding sequence ATGAGAAATTTTTTATTATCCGGCGTATTTATATTAAGTGTTTTTATCAGTAATGCTCAAATTATAAATGTTAATCCTGATAAAAACGGAGAGCCTTGGATTGTTGGAGGTTTAAGAGTGCCTTCACAAGAAGAAATCAATAAAATTCCTGTATTAACTTTTCCTGAAGAGTATAATACCAAAGATTTGCCGAGTTCATTAGATAACAGTACTACTCAATATTTCAGGCCGATATTCAGCCAAACACACGGTTCTTGTGCACAAGCAAGCGGCACAGCGTATCTTTTTACATATGAAATTAACAGAATTAGAGAAACTTCTGCAAATATTTCGTCAAATCAATTTCCTTCGCATTATACATATAATTTCCTTAACGGCGGAAGCGGAGCAAACGGCTCATGGATGCAAGACGGATGGGAAATTATTAAAGCAAGCGGATGCCCTACAGTAGCAACATACGGAGGATTAACAAACAGCGAGTCTGATAAATACTGGATGAGCGGATATGATGATTATATTTCAGGTACAGATAACAGAGTAAGTGAAATTTTTTCGATAAATGTGGGAACGCCTGAAGGTTTAGAGACTTTAAAATATTGGATGTATGATCATTTGGATGGTGCTGATATAGGTAGTATTGTAAATTTTGCTGCCGGGATTTCTAATGATAATTATCAAACATCCGGTGATAAAATTATCAGTTGGGGAAATCCGATAAATCATGCAATGACTTTTGTCGGTTGGGATGATAACATTGAGTATGATTATAGTAATGACGGCAATATTACAAATGATGTTGATATTAACAGTGACGGTGTTGTTGATATGAAAGATTGGGAGAGAGGAGCATTAATTATGGTAAATTCTTGGGGGACTTCATGGATGGGTGACGGAAAAGCATATGTTATGTATAAATTACTCGCGGAATCTGTTGAAAACGGAGGAATTCATGCAAATAAAGTTTACGGAATTAATGTGAAAGAGACACAAACACCACAATTGTTATTGAAAGTAAAAGCGGAACATAATTCAAGGAACAAAATTAAAGTTTCAGCAGGTATTTCAGAAGATATTACCGATACTTCTCCCGAATATGTATTGAATTTTCCTATGTTTAATAAGCAAGGCGGTGATTATGATATGAGAGGAACATCTTCTTTGCCTATTGAATTTACTACGGATATTACACCTTTATTAAATCATATTACAAGTGGTGAGAATGCTGTATTTTTTCTTCAAGTTACAGAAGATGATCCGTATTCAAGCGGGACAGGAATGATATATGACTTTTCAATAGTTGATAATGAAGGTAATGAATATATTTGTTCATCTCATAATGTTTCGATTGTAAATAATGACCTTACTCAATTATCAGTAATTGCACAGATAGAATTTGAGGCACCTGAAATTACCACACAATCAATTCCCGAAGCGGCAGTAAGTGAATACTTTTCATTTCAATTGGAAGCTGAAGGAGGTTCAGAACCGTACAATTGGAATGTAATTATTTCTTATAATGAAGAAACGATTAATGAATCCTATCCTTCAATAAGTTCAAATCAATTAACCCCGAATGATAATGATGACGGATATGTTGTTCAATCTATAGATTTTGATTTTCCTTTTTACGGTGAACTATATAATGAATTTACTGTAAGTACTGACGGTTCTTTATTATTTGAAGAAGGATTTGAATATTTGAGAACTGAAGAAGCAATTATGGGAACTAAAATTATAGGTGTATTTGCTTCAGACCTTATGATATTCCCTGAAGATAATGACGGTTTATTTTATGAAGGTGATGAAAACAGTGCGACTTTCAGGTGGAAAACATCGTTGTACGGAGATCAATCTGCTGATATTGATGCGGCAGTTACTTTATTTCCAAACGGCGATATGAAGTTTTACTACGGTGATAATATTACAGAAGGATTAAGCTGGGCTTCAGGTATTTCAAACGGTTCCGGAAGTTATAAGATTGCTGATATTTCCGGATCATATTCTCCGAGTAATTCGCAACATAAATTTAGTTCAGGTGCATATCCTTTCGGTATGGAAATAACTTCAAGCGGATTATTTGAAGGGATTGCTCCGGATGAGACAAGTTCATGGGATATTGAGTTTATAGTTACAGATAATAATAATATTTCTAAAACGAAAACTTTAACATTCTATACAATTTTGGGTTCAGTTAATGAACATGAACTTGAGAATATTCGATTATTTCCAAATCCTTTTTCGGAATCTGTTTTGATTAGTTATTTTATTGAAAATGAATCTTATGTGAATTTATCAATTTATGATATAGCAGGAAGACATATCCAAACATTAATCAATGAGAATCAAACTGCCGGAGATTATCAAACTGCATGGAGTCCGAATGTGCCACATGGATTGTATGTATATCGAATTGAAACTGATGGGTTTACACAAACCGGGAAATTGATTTTTCAATAG